One Setaria viridis chromosome 3, Setaria_viridis_v4.0, whole genome shotgun sequence DNA window includes the following coding sequences:
- the LOC117847768 gene encoding uncharacterized protein has translation MDLLNPEQISEFREAFAFFDKDGDGCITVEELATVMGSLQGTRPSAEELREMIRDADADGNGTIDFAEFLGLMARKTAGAGGDGDGADPDEELREAFKVFDKDQNGYISATELRHVMINLGEKLTDEEVEQMIREADLDGDGQVNYDEFVRMMMLSDGHGGGHAGAAAVTQHQ, from the exons ATGGATCTGCTGAACCCGGAGCAGATCTCGGAGTTCCGCGAGGCGTTCGCGTTCTTCGACAAGGACGGCGACGGCTGCATCACGGTGGAGGAGCTGGCGACGGTGATGGGGTCGCTGCAGGGGACGCGGCCTAGCGCGGAGGAGCTCCGCGAGATGAtccgcgacgccgacgccgacggcaaCGGCACCATCGACTTCGCCGAGTTCCTCGGCCTCATGGCGCGCAagaccgccggcgccggaggggacggcgacggcgccgaccCCGACGAGGAGCTCCGCGAGGCCTTCAAGGTCTTCGACAAGGACCAGAACGGATACATCTCCGCCACCGAG CTGCGGCACGTGATGATCAACCTCGGCGAGAAGCTGACggacgaggaggtggagcaaaTGATCCGGGAGGCGgacctcgacggcgacggccaggTCAACTACGACGAGTTCGTCAGGATGATGATGCTCTCCGACGGCCACGGCGGAGGCcacgccggagccgccgccgtcacccaaCACCAATGA
- the LOC117849372 gene encoding chitinase 2, with product MASLHQRITAMVRTLFPFLLLCVVGATATASASSGARRPLFREYIGAEGKNVTFADVPVHPGVDFHFILSFAIDYAVDAANASAPPQPTDGRFVVYWDEANLTPAAVAAAKHRGGGSADNNNNNVRVALSLGGDTVHGANATFRASSVDAWVANAVASLTEILTTYGLDGIDVDYEHFGERETPEVFAECVGRLVRALRALGVISFASVAPFANPDVQAHYGELWRRYGREFDYVNFQFYAYAANTTVAEFLGYYNEQSSRYAGGGGKVLVGFGTDPASNGLGPGKGFFRACRELRRQGRLHGVFVWAADNSAADGFRYERVAQRFLAGAAPGFT from the coding sequence ATGGCTTCTCTTCATCAGAGGATCACCGCCATGGTCAGAACCTTATTCCCTTTCCTCCTTCTCTGCGTCGTcggggcgacggcgacggcctcggcgtcgagcggagcgcggcggccgcTGTTCCGCGAGTACATCGGCGCGGAGGGCAAGAACGTGACGTTCGCGGACGTCCCCGTGCACCCGGGCGTGGACTTCCACTTCATCCTCTCCTTCGCAATCGACtacgccgtcgacgccgccaacgcctccgctcctcctcaACCCACCGACGGCCGCTTCGTCGTCTACTGGGACGAGGCCAACCTCAcccctgccgccgtcgccgccgccaagcaccgcggcggcggcagcgccgacaacaacaacaacaacgtcCGCGTCGCGCTCAGCCTCGGCGGCGACACCGTCCACGGCGCCAACGCGACATTCCGGGCCTCCTCCGTCGACGCCTGGGTGGCGAACGCCGTCGCCTCCCTCACCGAGATCCTCACCACGTACGGCCTCGACGGGATCGACGTCGACTACGAGCACTTCGGGGAGCGCGAGACGCCGGAGGTCTTCGCGGAATGCGTCGGACGGCTCGTGCGCGCGCTCAGGGCGCTCGGCGTCATCTCCTTCGCCTCCGTCGCGCCGTTCGCCAACCCGGACGTCCAGGCGCACTACGGCGAGCTCTGGCGCCGGTACGGCCGCGAGTTCGACTACGTCAACTTCCAGTTCTACGCGTACGCCGCCAACACCACGGTGGCGGAGTTCCTGGGGTACTACAACGAGCAGAGCAGCCGGtacgccggaggcggcgggaagGTGCTCGTCGGGTTCGGGACGGACCCGGCTAGCAACGGGCTGGGGCCTGGGAAGGGGTTCTTCCGGGCGTGCCGGGAGCTGCGGAGGCAGGGCAGGCTGCACGGCGTCTTCGTCTGGGCGGCGGATAACTCCGCCGCGGACGGGTTCCGCTACGAGCGCGTCGCGCAGAggttcctcgccggcgccgcgccagGATTCACTTGA